From Leptidea sinapis chromosome 3, ilLepSina1.1, whole genome shotgun sequence, a single genomic window includes:
- the LOC126979556 gene encoding homeobox protein bagpipe-like — protein sequence MEPKLNYNSLLQDCEKTNLNITTPFSINDILTKEETKCDFENGMFSSSFGGKLNFLKPASFKDESKKVTEKSLKFYDECNSYRDLNEDGVLDMSRKNSYPVTELSDDYDSRSSHGSPVRRNSSPNSDISYKPFNLHYERKCTTPTENQPTYSLEYSQVSGRKKRSRAAFSHAQVYELERRFSQQRYLSGPERADLAISLKLTETQVKIWFQNRRYKTKRKQLQMQESGMLAAAAAAANHARKVAVKVLVNNNGHPDLKYQSPIGKTINPALLPSNILEGSPIWKHFAGIYGVDFTKNPEYKALLQESYNQAVLQSLYGPHLGVNYPNLSLPYMYYPGHPTFTMPVPCDVDRNQGEPSENKDYGESSKEKNKPRIDVNDNSNESMASNIEIEN from the exons ATGGAGCCGAAACTGAATTACAACTCGTTATTACAAGACtgtgaaaaaacaaatttgaataTAACCACGCCGTTCTCAATCAATGATATACTGACGAAAGAAGAGACGAAATGtgattttgaaaatggaatgtTTTCGTCTAGTTTCGGCGGGAAGCTGAACTTTTTAAAACCGGCCAGTTTCAAAGATGAATCGAAGAAGGTTACAGAAAAGAGTTTGAAATTCTACGACGAGTGTAATAGTTATAGGGATCTCAACGAAGACGGTGTTTTGGATATGTCGAGGAAAAACAGTTATCCTGTCACAGAGTtatcag ATGACTACGATTCAAGATCATCTCATGGTTCGCCAGTCCGAAGAAATTCCTCCCCTAATTCTGACATCAGCTATAAACCCTTCAACTTACACTACGAAAGAAAATGTACCACACCTACCGAAAATCAACCGACCTACTCGCTGGAATACTCCCAAGTCAGCGGCAGAAAAAAACGATCAAGAGCAGCCTTCTCACACGCCCAAGTTTACGAGCTCGAAAGGCGTTTCAGCCAACAAAGATACCTTTCCGGCCCAGAAAGAGCAGATTTGGCTATAAGCCTAAAACTCACAGAAACCCAAGTGAAGATCTGGTTTCAGAACAGACGATACAAGACCAAACGAAAACAGCTTCAGATGCAAGAAAGTGGAATGTTAGCTGCTGCAGCTGCGGCCGCTAACCACGCCAGAAAAGTCGCTGTTAAAGTACTAGTAAATAACAATGGACATCCAGACCTAAAATACCAGAGCCCAATCGGAAAGACCATCAATCCAGCGTTGTTACCATCGAACATTCTAGAAGGCTCGCCTATTTGGAAACATTTCGCTGGAATATACGGCGTGGATTTCACGAAGAATCCTGAATACAAAGCCTTACTGCAGGAATCATATAATCAGGCAGTTCTTCAGTCTCTATACGGTCCTCATTTGGGAGTGAATTATCCAAACTTATCTCTACCCTACATGTACTATCCAGGTCACCCAACATTCACAATGCCTGTACCGTGTGACGTAGATAGAAATCAAGGTGAACCAAGTGAAAATAAGGATTATGGTGAGAGTTCGAAGGAgaagaataaaccaagaattgATGTTAATGATAATAGCAATGAAAGTATGGCAAGTAATATAGAAATTGAGAATTAA